In one Epinephelus moara isolate mb chromosome 6, YSFRI_EMoa_1.0, whole genome shotgun sequence genomic region, the following are encoded:
- the tlr21 gene encoding toll-like receptor 21: protein MASLTYQLLSVTLALCAVHLISGYSFRNCIEDPYPYGQSFKCILRKESNLSAVIGDLPQTAVNLTITINPVWHIPNMSFVNLTNLEYLRLDHNYLRKIDPFAFQNLTRLKSLNVSSNNISKLNPYVFKDLRNLTYLSLTNNSLKQLPVGIFSTLVNLDTLIMRQNFLTNFSGIAESVSHLPKLRVLDLCFNNLTNLKHSNASLPKSLTTLYICRNNLLTLGCHQSFLGFIQLLDLSYNPRLPTMAFQGVDLSHINYLRLRSTSVKVVEFLNISNVNAGNVDFSGMGLKNDTLLTELCTSLKGKVKSIKRMGLSNNGIKNLTNYTLQYCPTITGSLNLSHNNLKSTDCLKFLDKHTQIKSLNAEHNHITSLQSCKTENMVYLNHLEELSYRYNRILSVNAYAFSHTPNIKTLKLNINTVSFLHRKALKGLKSLEMLRLDNNLLTDLFNDTFEDNVNLQTLNLRNNRIAVIFNGTFLSLRNLTTLDLGGNKITHFEQSGLDGLTSLSKFYLDGNNLKEIDTSLYRIFQDTLTVLDLKSNQICFFHKVTRSPFMNLSKLSDLKLDGQRPHGLSVLPQNFFRGLHSLKSLYLTNNNIYYLAPDAFDDLTNLTFLSLESCCVGVAQLQPGIFKNLRNLNILSMENMGIQTFSKEVFGNLTKLHKLQLNRNVMQSIHFEILDSLPELHYLDIRNTPLSCTCKNHLLQNWTLHNRRVQVVYLYNMTCLDDDQHNFYNFKTNVCYIDLGEYLFLSTAIVIFLFTVTPLLYVKLYWKMKYGYYVFRSWFSDQWRRLREQEENCKYDAFISYNSSDEQWVIEQLMPNLEGNGSSFKLCLHHRDFELGRDIVDNIVSAVYSSRKTICVVSRNFLKSEWCSLEIQLASYRLFDEHRDVLLLVFLEPISERQLSSYHRMRKVMLKKTYLQWPGSDCTNPTQAQELFWNQLRRAMRTESRFETEKNYSEGREKKGRTEHVDAHTSDENYYLLP, encoded by the coding sequence ATGGCGAGTCTAACTTATCAGCTGTTGTCAGTTACACTTGCTCTCTGTGCTGTTCACCTCATCAGTGGTTACAGCTTCAGGAACTGCATCGAAGACCCATACCCATATGGACAAAGTTTCAAATGCATCCTTCGGAAGGAAAGTAACTTGTCTGCTGTTATAGGAGACCTGCCACAAACTGCTGTCAATCTCACCATCACCATTAACCCTGTGTGGCACATTCCCAACATGAGCTTTGTTAATCTAACAAACCTAGAATACCTCAGGCTAGATCATAATTACTTAAGGAAAATCGATCCGTTCGCTTTCCAAAACTTGACTCGACTCAAATCTCTGAATGTGTCCTCTAACAACATATCAAAGCTCAACCCTTATGTGTTTAAAGACCTGCGCAACCTCACCTATCTCTCGCTGACAAACAATTCATTAAAGCAGCTCCCTGTCGGCATTTTCTCCACTCTTGTCAATCTGGACACTTTAATCATGAGGCAAAACTTTCTGACAAATTTCTCAGGGATTGCTGAGTCTGTGTCACATCTACCAAAGCTGAGGGTACTAGATCTTTGCTTTAACAATTTAACCAATCTCAAACACTCAAATGCGTCTCTACCCAAATCTCTCACGACATTATATATCTGTAGAAATAATCTGTTAACATTAGGATGTCACCAGTCGTTTCTTGGGTTCATTCAGCTGCTAGATTTGTCATACAATCCTCGGCTCCCTACAATGGCTTTTCAAGGGGTGGATTTGAGTCATATAAACTATCTGCGCTTGCGTTCAACAAGTGTTAAGGTAGTGGAGTTTTTAAACATCAGCAATGTCAACGCAGGTAACGTTGACTTCTCTGGCATGGGTCTTAAAAATGACACCCTGCTCACAGAGCTATGTACATCGCTGAAGGGAAAAGTGAAATCGATTAAACGAATGGGCCTGAGTAATAACGGGATCAAGAATCTAACAAACTACACACTGCAGTACTGTCCTACTATCACAGGGAGTTTGAATCTGTCCCACAACAACCTGAAAAGCACAGATTGTCTTAAGTTTcttgataaacacacacaaataaaaagtttaaatgCAGAGCATAACCATATCACCAGTCTTCAATcctgtaaaacagaaaatatggtTTATTTAAACCATCTGGAAGAGCTAAGCTATCGTTACAACCGCATCCTCTCAGTCAACGCCTATGCTTTCAGTCATACACCAAATATCAAGACACTAAAGCTTAACATAAACACAGTTTCTTTTCTCCACCGGAAAGCTCTCAAAGGGCTAAAAAGCCTCGAGATGCTCCGTTTGGACAATAATCTCTTAACTGATTTGTTCAATGACACCTTTGAAGATAATGTCAACCTGCAAACCCTTAACCTACGCAACAATCGCATTGCTGTCATTTTCAATGGAACCTTCCTCAGTCTCAGGAATCTGACTACACTGGACCTAGGAGGTAATAAGATCACTCATTTTGAGCAATCTGGCCTCGATGGACTAACAAGTCTGTCCAAATTTTATCTAGATGGAAATAACCTCAAAGAGATTGACACCTCCCTCTATCGTATATTTCAAGACACACTAACAGTGCTGGATTTAAAAAGTAATCAGATTTGCTTCTTCCACAAAGTGACCAGGTCACCATTTATGAATCTCAGTAAACTAAGTGATTTGAAATTGGATGGGCAACGGCCACATGGCCTCTCAGTATTGCCCCAAAATTTTTTCCGTGGCCTCCACTCACTGAAATCTCTGTATCTCACCAACAATAACATCTATTATCTTGCTCCTGATGCCTTTGATGATCTGACAAACTTAACTTTCCTCTCACTGGAAAGCTGCTGTGTTGGGGTGGCACAGCTGCAACCTGGCATTTTTAAGAATCTAAGAAATTTAAACATATTGAGTATGGAAAATATGGGCATTCAGACCTTCTCAAAGGAGGTTTTTGGGAATCTTACAAAGTTGCACAAACTGCAGCTCAACCGCAATGTGATGCAGAGCattcattttgagatactaGACAGTTTACCTGAACTCCACTACCTTGATATACGCAATACTCCTTTGAGCTGCACCTGCAAGAACCACTTGCTGCAAAACTGGACATTGCATAACCGCCGTGTCCAGGTGGTCTATCTCTACAATATGACGTGCCTGGATGATGACCAACACAATTTCTACAACTTTAAGACCAATGTTTGTTACATAGATCTAGGAGAGTACCTGTTCTTGAGCACAGCCATTGTGATTTTTCTGTTCACAGTCACTCCATTACTTTATGTCAAACTCTACTGGAAGATGAAGTACGGCTACTATGTGTTTCGCTCCTGGTTTAGTGATCAGTGGCGCAGACTCCGAGAGCAGGAGGAAAATTGCAAATATGATGCATTTATTTCCTACAATTCCTCTGATGAACAATGGGTCATTGAGCAGTTAATGCCCAACCTGGAGGGAAATGGATCATCTTTTAAACTTTGCCTACATCACAGGGACTTTGAACTTGGCCGTGATATTGTGGACAACATTGTCTCTGCTGTGTACAGCAGCCGTAAAACTATCTGTGTGGTGAGCAGGAACTTCCTGAAAAGTGAATGGTGTTCTCTGGAAATCCAACTGGCAAGCTACCGGCTCTTCGACGAGCACCGGGACGTTCTCCTGCTCGTGTTTCTGGAGCCAATCTCTGAGAGGCAGTTGTCGTCCTATCACCG